In Gadus chalcogrammus isolate NIFS_2021 chromosome 11, NIFS_Gcha_1.0, whole genome shotgun sequence, a single window of DNA contains:
- the LOC130391614 gene encoding lysosomal thioesterase PPT2-like, with amino-acid sequence MRVFVMMVMMMLLVGVGVVVLGSGRSKGYRPVVIVHGIFDGPKQFRMLSRFIKQAHPGTEVVTLALYDYMSSLHPLWQQVGSFSRALTSIMSRSPAGVHLLCFSQGGLICRALLHTLPHHNVHSFISLSSPQAGQYGDTHYLRWLFPERLKRNVFHMCYNHFGQKISICDYWNDPHHRARYLARSSFLPLINAERHHALAQQWKENFLRIRKLVLIGGPDDDVITPWQSSHFGFYDGQENIVDMRNQDYYKEDGFGLKTLDGRGGVELCQYSGVKHVAWHSNYSVFTGCIKPWLT; translated from the exons ATGCGAGTGTtcgtgatgatggtgatgatgatgctgctggTCGGGGTGGGGGTTGTGGTGTTAGGGTCTGGCAGGTCAAAAGGCTACAGGCCCGTAGTGATTGTTCACGGTATCTTCGATGGACCGAAGCAGTTCAGAATGCTGTCTCGCTTCATAAAACAG gcccaCCCTGGTACAGAGGTGGTGACATTAGCCCTGTATGACTACATGTCCAGTCTGCATCCGCTGTGGCAGCAGGTTGGAAGCTTCAGCAGAGCCTTGACCTCCATCATGAGTCGCTCCCCCGCTGGGGTACACCTGCTCTGCTTCtctcaag GAGGTCTGATATGTCGGGCGTTGCTCCACACCCTTCCGCACCACAACGTCCACTCCTTCATCTCCTTGTCTTCCCCTCAGGCTGGCCAGTACGGAG acaCCCACTACCTGCGCTGGCTGTTCCCTGAGCGCTTGAAGAGGAACGTCTTCCACATGTGCTACAACCACTTTGGCCAGAAGATTTCCATCTGCGACTACTGGAACG ACCCTCACCACAGAGCACGCTACCTAGCGAGGAGCAGCTTCCTGCCCCTCATCAACGCGGAACGTCACCACGCTCTGGCCCAAC AGTGGAAGGAGAACTTCCTCCGCATCAGGAAGCTTGTGCTGATTGGTGGACCAGACGATGATGTCATCACACCTTGGCAGTCCAG TCATTTCGGGTTCTACGATGGTCAGGAGAACATTGTGGACATGAGAAACCAGGAT TACTACAAGGAGGATGGCTTTGGGCTGAAGACCCTGGATGGTCGTGGTGGTGTAGAGTTGTGTCAGTACTCTGGGGTCAAGCATGTGGCCTGGCACTCCAACTACAGTGTCTTCACTGGCTGCATAAAGCCCTGGCTCACCTGA
- the dhx16 gene encoding pre-mRNA-splicing factor ATP-dependent RNA helicase DHX16, translated as MANLDQWVKDRLHDILGLSDKHVAQFMIGTAKRSSGPEDFVSRLKKTGTIDIDQTVTSFAHELYDKLPRKVVVEKPIRALEREVVAMEAKNRTYTLLEDSDGEIDVPAEKETGRKKKSKEKGSKRKHIRQKKEESESSSEEEAPKKSSGLKEQKANPEEEEEEEWEREERERVQDIEERDAFAERVKLKDKDKTRNIAERTDKKAYEEAQKRLKMAEEDQRKILPELRKRSRWEYLNKREAEKLEDLEAEIADEEYLFASDQMTDRERKELEYKRTLRDLAKDYKKAGVKEQQERKNRYFMPEEKRSKEVPQRELELEEMPMEVGGEQGRWEEERLKTACLSFGAKQERERGMKEERDRYQLILEEDEMINFVSSAVTMKGTMTEKEGEEAGLSQAEIRKESIQEVRRLLPIFPYREDLLAAIDQHQILVIEGETGSGKTTQIPQYLMEAGYTKGGLKIGCTQPRRVAAMSVAARVAEEVGAKLGNEVGYSIRFEDCTSERTILKYMTDGMLLREFLTEPDLATYSVVIIDEAHERTLHTDILFGLIKDIARFRSDLKVLVASATLDTERFSCFFDDAPVFRIPGRRFPVDIFYTKAPEADYLEACVVSVLQIHVTQPIGDVLVFLTGQEEIEACCEMLQERCRRLGSKISELLVLPIYANLPSDMQAKIFNPTPPGARKVVVATNIAETSLTIDGIIYVIDPGFCKQKSYNARTGMESLIVTPCSRASANQRAGRAGRVAAGKCFRLYTAWAFKHEMEESTVPEIQRTNLGNVVLLLKSLGINDLIHFDFMDPPPHETLVLALEQLYALGALNHLGELTKLGRRMAELPVDPMLSKMILASEQYKCSEEVLTIAAMLSVNNSIFYRPKDKVVHADNARMNFVVPGGDHLVLLNVYTQWIESGYSTQWCYENFIQFRSMKRARDVRDQLEGLMERIEVEVVSCQGEPMPIRKAVTAGYFYHTARLSKGGYKTVKHQQTVYVHPNSSLFDEQTRWLIYHELVFTTKEFMRQVIEIDSAWLLEVAPHYYKNKELEDSSSKKMPRKQGKSKDELG; from the exons ATGGCTAACCTGGACCAGTGGGTGAAGGACCGCCTCCATGACATCCTAGGTTTGAGTGACAAGCATGTGGCCCAATTCATGATCGGAACTGCCAAGAGGTCGTCTGGCCCAGAGGACTTTGTGTCCCGTCTCAAAAAGACAGGGACGATTGACATCGACCAGACCGTAACCTCCTTCGCTCATGAGCTCTATGACAAA CTTCCCCgtaaggtggtggtggagaagccAATCAGGGCACTGGAGCGGGAGGTCGTGGCCATGGAGGCGAAGAATAGGACGTACACGCTGCTGGAGGACAGCGACGGGGAGATAGACGTTCCCGCGGAGAAGGAGACTGGCAGGAAGAAGAAAAGCAAGGAGAAAGGAAGCAAGAGGAAGCACATCAggcagaagaaggaggagagcgagTCGTCCAGCGAGGAGGAAGCTCCTAAAAA GAGTTCTGGACTCAAGGAGCAGAAGGCTAacccggaggaggaagaggaggaggaatgggagcgtgaggagagagagcgggtgcAGGACATCGAAGAGAGGGACGCGTTCGCTGAGAGAGTCAAACTCAAAGACAAAGATAAGACGCGGAACATCGCCGAGAGGACGGACAAAAAG GCTTATGAAGAGGCTCAGAAGAGACTGAAGATGGCCGAAGAAGACCAGAGGAAAATA ctcccagAGTTGAGGAAGCGCTCTCGCTGGGAGTACCTCAACAAGCGCGAGGCGGAGAAGCTGGAGGACCTGGAGGCGGAGATCGCCGACGAGGAGTACCTGTTCGCGTCGGACCAGATGACGGACCGAGAGCGCAAGGAGCTGGAGTACAAGCGCACCCTGAGGGACCTGGCCAAGGACTACAAGAAGGCCGGGGTcaaggagcagcaggagaggaAGAACAGATACTTCATgccagaggagaagaggagcaag gAGGTGCCCCAGAGGGAGCTGGAACTGGAGGAGATGCCCatggaggtgggcggggagcaggggaggtgggaggaggaacGCCTCAAGACGGCCTGCCTCTCCTTCGGAGCCAAGCAGGAGCGGGAGCGCGGGATGAAGGAGGAAAGGGATCGGTATCAGCTGAtcctggaggaggacgagatGATCAACTTTGTCAGCAGCGCCGTCACCATGAAGGGCACCATGACTGAGAAG GAGGGCGAGGAGGCGGGCCTGTCGCAGGCGGAGATAAGGAAGGAGTCCATCCAGGAGGTGCGGCGATTGCTGCCGATATTCCCCTACCGGGAGGACCTGCTGGCGGCCATCGACCAGCACCAGATCCTGGTcatagagggggagacgggctCCGGGAAGACCACACAGATCCCCCAGTATCTCATGGAGGCG GGCTACACCAAAGGCGGTCTGAAGATCGGCTGCACACAGCCCCGTAGGGTGGCCGCCATGTCTGTAGCCGCCAGGGTGGCCGAGGAGGTGGGAGCCAAGCTGGGAAACGAG GTGGGCTACAGCATCCGGTTCGAGGACTGCACGTCCGAGCGCACGATCCTCAAGTACATGACGGACGGCATGCTGCTGAGAGAGTTCCTCACCGAGCCTGACCTGGCCACCTACAG cgtcgtCATCATCGACGAGGCCCACGAGCGGACCCTCCACACGGACATCTTGTTCGGCCTCATCAAGGACATCGCTCGTTTCCGTAGCGACCTGAAGGTGCTGGTGGCCAGTGCCACCCTGGACACCGAGCGCTTCTCCTGCTTCTTCGACGATGCGCCCGTCTTCCGCATCCCAGGGCGACGCTTCCCCGTCGACATCTTCTACACCAAG GCTCCCGAGGCGGACTACCTGGAGGCCTGCGTGGTGTCGGTGCTCCAGATCCACGTCACCCAGCCCATCGGGGACGTCCTCGTCTTCCTCACCGGACAG GAGGAGATCGAGGCGTGCTGTGAGATGCTCCAGGAGCGCTGTAGGAGGCTGGGCTCCAAGATCTCGGAGCTGCTGGTGCTCCCCATCTACGCCAACCTGCCCTCCGACATGCAGGCCAAGATCTTCAACCCCACTCCCCCCGGGGCGCGCaag GTGGTGGTGGCCACGAACATCGCCGAGACGTCGCTGACCATCGACGGCATCATCTACGTCATCGACCCGGGCTTCTGCAAGCAGAAGAGCTACAACGCCCGCACCGGCATGGAGTCGCTCATCGTCACGCCCTGCTCACGG GCCTCGGCCAATCAGCGGGCGGGCCGTGCGGGCAGAGTGGCGGCTGGAAAGTGTTTTCGTTTGTACACGGCCTGGGCCTTCAAACACGAGATGGAGGAGTCGACGGTGCCGGAGATCCAGAGAACCAACCTGGGAAACGTAGTCCTGCTGCTCAAGAGTCTAG GCATCAATGACCTCATCCATTTTGACTTCATGGACCCTCCGCCCCATGAGACGCTGGTCCTGGCCCTGGAGCAGCTCTACGCCCTGGGCGCCCTCAACCACCTGGGGGAGCTCACCAAG CTCGGCCGCAGAATGGCTGAACTCCCTGTGGACCCCATGCTGAGCAAGATGATTCTAGCCTCTGAgca GTACAAGTGTTCGGAGGAGGTTCTGACCATCGCCGCCATGCTCTCGGTGAACAACTCCATCTTTTACCGACCCAAAGACAAGGTGGTCCACGCCGACAACGCCAGGATGAACTTTGTGGTGCCTGGAGGTGACCACCTGGTGCTGCTCAATGTCTACACCCAG TGGATAGAGAGCGGCTACTCCACCCAGTGGTGCTATGAGAACTTCATCCAGTTCCGGTCGATGAAGCGTGCGCGAGACGTGCGCGACCAGCTGGAGGGGCTGATGGAGCGCATCGAGGTGGAGGTGGTCAGCTGCCAGGGGGAACCCATGCCCATACGCAAG gcggtGACGGCGGGGTACTTCTACCACACGGCCAGGCTCAGCAAGGGGGGCTACAAGACGGTGAAGCACCAGCAGACGGTGTACGTCCACCCCAACAGCTCCCTGTTCGACGAGCAGACGCGCTGGCTCATCTACCACGAGCTGGTGTTCACCACCAAGGAGTTCATGAGACAG GTGATAGAGATCGACAGCGCTTGGCTGCTAGAGGTGGCTCCGCACTACTACAAGAacaaggagctggaggacagCAGCTCCAAGAAGATGCCTCGCAAGCAGGGCAAGAGCAAGGATGAGCTGGGATAA
- the si:ch73-95l15.5 gene encoding uncharacterized protein si:ch73-95l15.5 isoform X1: MSSRGVCEECCVCGGPLQGNQRRWLFAGQNRRGGSRAPTPTPSESQRGGRSASSSLQNSPWSSSWSLGSSASLSRYQLALSSPAKGLDLLAVLSHILGRTVPRGGSRGEFLCGKCVAILERVFKFDSVIARVKVLSSERLQKLREQRDRMGSWVRYAYGRGPAGEGEGPGGGGGGGEEDEDGEGPGYREMLQDNMSLSEYECWSERWDTCPHFVRTGKRCGRGPGCEGCDSLRVSDSDYESVCGVPRHLPPHVTSSLALSRNKSNSMPLRWSSQASLGGSSLSSSPSSRTKSVQSLDSLDNGGGGGGGVDPFDGPDGYVDLLLKELKNLEGKPVCSPSGSRIPLLDRSEGRPPHPKGAPVESYTVNRKLSFEENGQNGRDGQKKDKGTRDVALDLADDFLPLHLQGAAGRLQQALGQLGGRLDEVLIQTQSAQLGPPGDSEPPQNPGINGSEQVWLATLRSDCRAGWRVEREMEEMRRVGRERDGDLHTLSTVLQYNQDLINDLRLTLREKDGVQEEWEKEREVWRSREEALTALLREKEALLLRQKVVLECSHREVLELTNSVIGQGMSGGGAEVALANQLREKEVLLTACLKDREDISTTLWKEINKMSAALQEHSEIHKKQRECRSVAIGGGEQREEEPREVEEEERRREESRERRGLERELKEVQRSLEREKEEREREERRLNEALEMRDRLIEKILWDSAERDRLFRDVQQNLLNTSGSAVQYT, from the exons ATGTCCTCCAGAGGCGTGTGTGAGGAGTGCTGCGTGTGTGGCGGACCCCTCCAGGGGAACCAACGACGATGGCTGTTTGCCGGTCAGAACCGACGCGGGGGCAGCAGGGCTCCAACTCCCACTCCTTCGGAGtcccagagaggggggagatcagCCTCATCATCCTTACAGAACAGCCCCTGGA GTAGCTCGTGGTCTCTGGGCTCCTCGGCCTCGCTCTCCCGGTACCAGCTGGCTCTGAGCTCCCCCGCCAAGGGCCTGGACCTGCTCGCCGTGCTGAGCCACATCCTGGGTCGGACCGTACCACGGGGCGGCAGCCGCGGGGAGTTCCTGTGCGGTAAATGCGTGGCCATCCTGGAGCGAGTCTTCAAGTTCGACTCTGTGATCGCCCGCGTCAAGGTGCTCTCCTCGGAGCGCCTGCAGAAGCTGAGGGAGCAGCGAGACCGCATGGGCTCCTGGGTCCGCTATGCGTACGGCCGGGGCCCggcgggggaaggggaggggcccggcggcggtggcggcggcggcgaggaggacgaggacggcgAGGGGCCGGGGTACAGGGAGATGCTGCAGGACAACATGTCCCTGTCGGAGTACGAGTGCTGGTCGGAGCGCTGGGACACCTGCCCCCACTTCGTCCGCACCGGCAAGCGCTGTGGGCGGGGCCCGGGCTGCGAGGGCTGCGATTCGCTGCGCGTGTCCGACTCGGACTACGAGTCGGTGTGCGGCGTCCCCCGCCACCTCCCGCCCCACGTGACCTCCTCGCTGGCCCTGTCCCGGAACAAGTCGAACAGCATGCCCCTGCGCTGGTCCAGCCAGGCCTCGCTGGgcggctcctccctctcctcgagCCCCAGCTCCAGGACCAAGTCCGTCCAGTCGCTGGACTCCCTGGACaacggaggcggcggcggcggtggcgtggACCCGTTTGACGGACCTGACGGCTACGTGGACCTGCTGCTCAAAGAGCTGAAGAACCTGGAGGGCAAGCCGGTCTGCTCGCCCTCAGGCAGTAGGATCCCCCTCCTGGACAGGAGCGAAGGCCGCCCTCCCCATCCGAAGGGAGCGCCGGTGGAGTCGTACACGGTGAACCGGAAGCTGAGCTTCGAGGAGAACGGACAGAACGGACGGGACGGGCAGAAGAAGGACAAGGGGACGAGGGATGTTGCCCTGGATCTGGCTGATGACTTCCTGCCTCTCCATCTCCAG GGGGCTGCCGGGCGGCTGCAGCAGGCCCTCGGGCAGCTGGGAGGGCGGCTGGACGAGGTCCTGATCCAGACCCAGTCTGCCCAGCTGGGACCTCCAGGGGACTCTGAACCCCCACAGAACCCGGGGATCAACGGCTCAGAACAG GTGTGGCTGGCGACGCTGCGCTCTGACTGCCGggcagggtggagggtggagagggagatggaggagatgaggagggtggggcgagagagagacggggacctGCACACCCTCTCTACCGTGCTGCAGTACAACCAGGACCTGATCAAt GACCTTCGTCTGACCCTCCGAGAGAAGGACGGGGTTcaggaggagtgggagaaggagagggaggtgtgGAGGAGCCGAGAGGAGGCGCTCACTGCCCTGCTGCGGGAGAAGGAGGCTCTGCTCCTCCGCCAGAAGGTGGTGCTAGAGTGCTCCCACAGGGAGGTCCTG GAGCTGACAAACTCTGTGATTGGACAGGGGATGTCAGGGGGCGGAGCGGAAGTGGCCTTAGCCAATCagctgagggagaaggaggtctTGCTGACGGCGTGTCTGAAGGACAGAGAGGACATCAGTACCACCTTGTGGAAGGAAATCAACAAGATGTCTGCTGCTCTGCAGGAACATTCTGAAATACACAAG AAACAGAGGGAGTGCCGCAGTGTGGCGataggaggaggggagcagagggaggaggagccgagagaggtggaggaggaggagcggaggagggaggagagccgAGAGCGGCGTGGGCTTGAGCGGGAGCTGAAGGAGGTGCAGCGCAGcttggagagggagaaggaggagcgagagagggaggagaggagactgaACGAGGCTCTGGAGATGAGAGACAGGCTGATAGAG AAAATCTTGTGGGATTCAGCGGAGAGGGACCGACTCTTTAGAGACGTGCAACAAAATCTGCTGAATACATCGGGATCTGCTGTTCAATACACTTAA
- the si:ch73-95l15.5 gene encoding uncharacterized protein si:ch73-95l15.5 isoform X2, with protein sequence MSSRGVCEECCVCGGPLQGNQRRWLFAGQNRRGGSRAPTPTPSESQRGGRSASSSLQNSPWSSSWSLGSSASLSRYQLALSSPAKGLDLLAVLSHILGRTVPRGGSRGEFLCGKCVAILERVFKFDSVIARVKVLSSERLQKLREQRDRMGSWVRYAYGRGPAGEGEGPGGGGGGGEEDEDGEGPGYREMLQDNMSLSEYECWSERWDTCPHFVRTGKRCGRGPGCEGCDSLRVSDSDYESVCGVPRHLPPHVTSSLALSRNKSNSMPLRWSSQASLGGSSLSSSPSSRTKSVQSLDSLDNGGGGGGGVDPFDGPDGYVDLLLKELKNLEGKPVCSPSGSRIPLLDRSEGRPPHPKGAPVESYTVNRKLSFEENGQNGRDGQKKDKGTRDVALDLADDFLPLHLQGAAGRLQQALGQLGGRLDEVLIQTQSAQLGPPGDSEPPQNPGINGSEQVWLATLRSDCRAGWRVEREMEEMRRVGRERDGDLHTLSTVLQYNQDLINDLRLTLREKDGVQEEWEKEREVWRSREEALTALLREKEALLLRQKVVLECSHREVLGMSGGGAEVALANQLREKEVLLTACLKDREDISTTLWKEINKMSAALQEHSEIHKKQRECRSVAIGGGEQREEEPREVEEEERRREESRERRGLERELKEVQRSLEREKEEREREERRLNEALEMRDRLIEKILWDSAERDRLFRDVQQNLLNTSGSAVQYT encoded by the exons ATGTCCTCCAGAGGCGTGTGTGAGGAGTGCTGCGTGTGTGGCGGACCCCTCCAGGGGAACCAACGACGATGGCTGTTTGCCGGTCAGAACCGACGCGGGGGCAGCAGGGCTCCAACTCCCACTCCTTCGGAGtcccagagaggggggagatcagCCTCATCATCCTTACAGAACAGCCCCTGGA GTAGCTCGTGGTCTCTGGGCTCCTCGGCCTCGCTCTCCCGGTACCAGCTGGCTCTGAGCTCCCCCGCCAAGGGCCTGGACCTGCTCGCCGTGCTGAGCCACATCCTGGGTCGGACCGTACCACGGGGCGGCAGCCGCGGGGAGTTCCTGTGCGGTAAATGCGTGGCCATCCTGGAGCGAGTCTTCAAGTTCGACTCTGTGATCGCCCGCGTCAAGGTGCTCTCCTCGGAGCGCCTGCAGAAGCTGAGGGAGCAGCGAGACCGCATGGGCTCCTGGGTCCGCTATGCGTACGGCCGGGGCCCggcgggggaaggggaggggcccggcggcggtggcggcggcggcgaggaggacgaggacggcgAGGGGCCGGGGTACAGGGAGATGCTGCAGGACAACATGTCCCTGTCGGAGTACGAGTGCTGGTCGGAGCGCTGGGACACCTGCCCCCACTTCGTCCGCACCGGCAAGCGCTGTGGGCGGGGCCCGGGCTGCGAGGGCTGCGATTCGCTGCGCGTGTCCGACTCGGACTACGAGTCGGTGTGCGGCGTCCCCCGCCACCTCCCGCCCCACGTGACCTCCTCGCTGGCCCTGTCCCGGAACAAGTCGAACAGCATGCCCCTGCGCTGGTCCAGCCAGGCCTCGCTGGgcggctcctccctctcctcgagCCCCAGCTCCAGGACCAAGTCCGTCCAGTCGCTGGACTCCCTGGACaacggaggcggcggcggcggtggcgtggACCCGTTTGACGGACCTGACGGCTACGTGGACCTGCTGCTCAAAGAGCTGAAGAACCTGGAGGGCAAGCCGGTCTGCTCGCCCTCAGGCAGTAGGATCCCCCTCCTGGACAGGAGCGAAGGCCGCCCTCCCCATCCGAAGGGAGCGCCGGTGGAGTCGTACACGGTGAACCGGAAGCTGAGCTTCGAGGAGAACGGACAGAACGGACGGGACGGGCAGAAGAAGGACAAGGGGACGAGGGATGTTGCCCTGGATCTGGCTGATGACTTCCTGCCTCTCCATCTCCAG GGGGCTGCCGGGCGGCTGCAGCAGGCCCTCGGGCAGCTGGGAGGGCGGCTGGACGAGGTCCTGATCCAGACCCAGTCTGCCCAGCTGGGACCTCCAGGGGACTCTGAACCCCCACAGAACCCGGGGATCAACGGCTCAGAACAG GTGTGGCTGGCGACGCTGCGCTCTGACTGCCGggcagggtggagggtggagagggagatggaggagatgaggagggtggggcgagagagagacggggacctGCACACCCTCTCTACCGTGCTGCAGTACAACCAGGACCTGATCAAt GACCTTCGTCTGACCCTCCGAGAGAAGGACGGGGTTcaggaggagtgggagaaggagagggaggtgtgGAGGAGCCGAGAGGAGGCGCTCACTGCCCTGCTGCGGGAGAAGGAGGCTCTGCTCCTCCGCCAGAAGGTGGTGCTAGAGTGCTCCCACAGGGAGGTCCTG GGGATGTCAGGGGGCGGAGCGGAAGTGGCCTTAGCCAATCagctgagggagaaggaggtctTGCTGACGGCGTGTCTGAAGGACAGAGAGGACATCAGTACCACCTTGTGGAAGGAAATCAACAAGATGTCTGCTGCTCTGCAGGAACATTCTGAAATACACAAG AAACAGAGGGAGTGCCGCAGTGTGGCGataggaggaggggagcagagggaggaggagccgagagaggtggaggaggaggagcggaggagggaggagagccgAGAGCGGCGTGGGCTTGAGCGGGAGCTGAAGGAGGTGCAGCGCAGcttggagagggagaaggaggagcgagagagggaggagaggagactgaACGAGGCTCTGGAGATGAGAGACAGGCTGATAGAG AAAATCTTGTGGGATTCAGCGGAGAGGGACCGACTCTTTAGAGACGTGCAACAAAATCTGCTGAATACATCGGGATCTGCTGTTCAATACACTTAA